Proteins encoded together in one Chryseobacterium taklimakanense window:
- a CDS encoding tellurite resistance TerB family protein: MQKSNKSIAGYHLLMILSSVDGEFAPAEGMKIQEYLAEEFPFRVNLDNELDVIATLKPEEWKDHFEFHARCFMEDSEENERAKFLDFAKSLIKADDDVSDDEHRFYRLLKNMWTNQ, translated from the coding sequence ATGCAAAAATCAAATAAATCCATTGCAGGTTACCATCTTCTAATGATTTTGTCATCAGTTGACGGCGAATTTGCGCCTGCAGAAGGCATGAAAATCCAGGAATATCTTGCTGAAGAGTTTCCGTTCCGCGTAAATCTTGACAACGAACTTGATGTAATCGCAACCCTGAAACCAGAGGAATGGAAAGACCATTTCGAGTTCCACGCCAGATGTTTCATGGAGGATTCCGAGGAAAATGAACGCGCAAAATTTTTGGATTTTGCAAAATCTTTGATCAAGGCTGATGATGATGTCAGCGATGATGAGCACCGATTCTACAGGCTTTTGAAAAATATGTGGACTAACCAATAA
- the tpiA gene encoding triose-phosphate isomerase, which produces MRKNIVAGNWKMNKDFAGAQSLMEELAAYAANSSANCEIYIAPPALYTVTAKNIFEYSKVEVFTQDISEHESGAYTGEISADMIKSVGAKGAIIGHSERRQYHGETDSHCNKKVKLALDKGLTPIYCNGETLEQRKAGQHLDVVKNQTETALFTLSADEIKKVVIAYEPVWAIGTGETATPEQAQEIHAHIRSLIAAKYGQEVADEVSILYGGSVKPDNAKEIFSQPDIDGGLIGGAALKIEDFSKIIGAFN; this is translated from the coding sequence ATGAGAAAAAACATCGTTGCAGGAAACTGGAAAATGAACAAGGATTTCGCTGGTGCGCAGTCTCTTATGGAGGAGCTGGCCGCTTATGCTGCGAACAGTTCTGCCAATTGTGAAATTTACATCGCACCACCTGCACTTTATACCGTAACTGCAAAAAATATTTTTGAATACAGCAAAGTAGAAGTTTTCACCCAGGATATAAGCGAGCACGAAAGCGGCGCATACACCGGTGAAATTTCTGCCGATATGATAAAATCTGTAGGCGCGAAAGGCGCCATCATCGGACATTCTGAGCGCAGACAGTACCACGGCGAAACCGACTCTCACTGCAATAAAAAAGTGAAACTGGCTTTGGATAAAGGTTTAACGCCAATTTACTGCAACGGCGAAACTTTAGAACAAAGAAAAGCCGGGCAACACCTCGATGTAGTGAAAAACCAAACGGAAACCGCACTTTTCACGCTCTCAGCCGATGAAATCAAGAAAGTAGTGATCGCTTACGAACCGGTCTGGGCAATCGGAACCGGCGAAACCGCAACTCCGGAGCAGGCGCAGGAAATTCACGCGCACATCCGTTCGCTCATTGCTGCAAAATACGGCCAGGAGGTCGCTGACGAAGTTTCTATCCTTTACGGCGGTTCTGTAAAACCGGATAACGCCAAAGAAATTTTCTCGCAGCCGGACATCGATGGCGGACTGATCGGCGGTGCAGCTTTGAAGATCGAGGATTTCTCAAAAATCATCGGGGCTTTCAATTAG